ACTCCAAGAAGAACTCGACGCGCTGTCCGTCCTCCTCCCAGATTCCGTAGGCGTCGGGACGGACCAGCTCGCCCCATTCGGCTGCGCAGCGCCGTTCCGACCACCAGGCGGTGACCGCCGGACCGGGGCGCTCGCGTGCCGCCTTGTGCAACGCGCAGAAGAAGCCGTTCACCCCGAGAGTGTGGGTCGTCCGCTGTCCGGCAGCCAGCGCAACCACCCGGTCGCGGAGCACCGAGGACCGTGGCGCCTCGATGCCGCGTTCGGCAGCAACGATTGCGGCGCCGGCCGGTCCGAGGCTGTAGCGCCACGACTCCGAGCCCGTTGGTCGAAGCGGGCGGAAGCGGTCGAGGACCCCGAGGCGCCAGAGCGCGACCAGTCGGTGCTGGGTGGAGACGAGGCTCGTGAAGCACAGGTCGCAGACCTGCTCGGTGGTGAGAACCCTGTGTTCCCACAGCACGCGGCAGAGGAGCCGGTCGCGTTCGGTGAGGCGACCGAAGATGTCGAGCGCAGATGCGCCGCGCCGCCGAGGAGAAGAAGAGACAGTCATGGATTGCTCCAGGAGTCGGGGTCCACCGACGCCGGGGTGCGAGGCCGGCCACGCTGGCGGTCGTCGGGTGTCGGTGCCGGCGTCTCAGGGGCGCCGACCAAGACGCCGGGGGAGACGCCATCCGAGACGCCACCAGACCCGCCGCCGTCCTTCCTGCGGTGTGCGCGTCGTCGGACGAGCAGGTCGTGACGCCGATCCGCCCGGCT
This genomic interval from Acidimicrobiales bacterium contains the following:
- a CDS encoding replication-relaxation family protein, with protein sequence MTVSSSPRRRGASALDIFGRLTERDRLLCRVLWEHRVLTTEQVCDLCFTSLVSTQHRLVALWRLGVLDRFRPLRPTGSESWRYSLGPAGAAIVAAERGIEAPRSSVLRDRVVALAAGQRTTHTLGVNGFFCALHKAARERPGPAVTAWWSERRCAAEWGELVRPDAYGIWEEDGQRVEFFLEYDTGSEPLPRVAGKLAGYRDLTEADGTARPVLFWLAQPGREPGLRQALGATALPVATAVAGKGNPADAIWLPVGKEAPRRSLARLATPAAGVAR